The following are encoded in a window of Phragmites australis chromosome 22, lpPhrAust1.1, whole genome shotgun sequence genomic DNA:
- the LOC133904361 gene encoding importin subunit beta-1-like — translation MSLDVTQILLSAQSADGAIRKHAEENLKQFQEQNLPGFLLSLSSELANEEKPEESRRLAGLILKNALDAKEQHRKNELFQRWLALDAGAKAQIKGLLLQTLSSPVASARSTASQVIAKVAGIEIPQKQWPELIGSLLSNIHQVQPNVKQATLETLGYLCEEVSPEAVDQDQVNKILTAVVQGMNATEGNSDVRLAATQALHNALGFAQVNFSNDMERDYIMRVVCEATQSPEVKIRQAAFECLVAISSTYYDKLATYMQDIFNITAKAVRGDEESVALQAIEFWSSICDEEIDVLDQYSSEFTADSDVPCYYFIKQALPALVPMLLETLLKQEEDQDLDEGAWNLAMAGGTCLGLVARTVGDDIVPLVMPFVEENITKSDWRQREAATYAFGSILEGPSADKLAPLVNVALNFMLTALMKDPSNHVKDTTAWTLGRIFEFLHGSALETPPIITAENCQQILTVLLHSMKDVPNVAEKACGALYFLAQGYVDAGSASPLSPFFQDIVQNLLMVTHREDAGESRLRTAAYETLNEVVRCSTEATAPIVMQLVPVIMMELHQTLEAEKLSTDEREKRSELQGLLCGCLQVIIQKLGGMESTKYSFLQYADQMMDLFLRVFACRNATVHEEAMLAIGALAYATGPNFAKYMAQFYQYLEMGLQNFEEYQVCAITVGVVGDLCRALEDKILPLCDGIMTQLLKDLSSNQLHRSVKPPIFSCFGDIALAIGENFEKYLIYAMPMLQSAADLSAHATAADDEMIDYTNQLRNGILEAYSGILQGFKSSPKTQLLMPYAPHILQFLDALYNGKDMDDTVMKTAIGVLGDLADTLGVHAGPLINQSTSSKQFLEECLASDDPLVKESADWATIAISRVVSG, via the exons ATGTCACTCGACGTCACTCAAATTCTCTTGAGTGCGCAATCTGCCGATGGTGCGATTAGGAAGCATGCTGAAGAAAACCTCAAGCAGTTCCAGGAGCAAAACCTCCCAGGATTCTTGCTTTCCCTGTCAAGTGAGTTGGCCAATGAAGAGAAACCTGAGGAGAGTCGCAGGTTAGCTGGGTTGATTCTCAAGAATGCGCTGGATGCAAAGGAGCAGCACAGGAAGAATGAGCTTTTCCAGAGATGGCTGGCATTGGATGCTGGTGCCAAGGCACAAATTAAAGGATTGTTGCTGCAAACTCTCTCATCTCCTGTTGCAAGTGCCAGATCTACTGCATCTCAAGTTATTGCGAAGGTTGCTGGTATTGAGATTCCTCAGAAGCAATGGCCTGAGCTTATAGGATCGTTGCTCTCAAACATACATCAGGTCCAGCCAAACGTCAAGCAGGCAACACTAGAGACACTTGGCTATTTATGTGAGGAAGTTTCTCCAGAAGCTGTTGACCAAGACCAAGTCAATAAAATACTTACAGCTGTTGTTCAGGGTATGAATGCTACTGAGGGCAACTCTGACGTGAGGCTTGCAGCTACACAGGCATTGCATAATGCATTGGGCTTTGCTCAGGTTAACTTCTCAAATGACATGGAGCGTGACTATATCATGAGAGTTGTTTGTGAAGCAACACAGTCTCCGGAGGTGAAGATAAGGCAGGCCGCCTTTGAGTGTCTGGTGGCTATCTCGTCTACTTATTATGATAAGCTGGCCACATACATGCAGGACATATTTAATATCACCGCAAAGGCTGTGAGGGGAGATGAGGAGTCAGTTGCACTTCAGGCTATTGAATTCTGGAGTTCTATATGTGATGAGGAAATTGACGTTCTGGATCAGTACAGTAGTGAATTCACAGCTGATTCCGATGTTCCTTGCTACTACTTTATCAAGCAGGCTCTTCCTGCCTTAGTGCCGATGTTGTTGGAGACTCTCCTTAAGCAGGAGGAAGACCAAGACTTGGATGAAGGTGCCTGGAATCTTGCAATGGCTGGGGGAACTTGTTTGGGCCTGGTTGCAAGGACTGTTGGGGATGATATTGTTCCTCTTGTGATGCCTTTTGTGGAGGAAAACATAACTAAGTCTGATTGGAGGCAAAGAGAGGCTGCAACATATGCTTTTGGCTCTATTTTGGAGGGTCCATCAGCTGATAAATTGGCTCCTCTTGTTAATGTTGCGTTAAACTTTATGCTGACCGCGTTGATGAAGGATCCAAGTAACCATGTAAAGGACACAACTGCTTGGACCCTTGGAAGAATCTTTGAGTTTCTTCATGGTTCAGCACTCGAAACTCCTCCTATCATTACGGCCGAGAACTGTCAGCAAATACTTACTGTGCTGCTTCACAGCATGAAGGATGTCCCAAATGTGGCTGAAAAGGCATGTGGTGCACTCTATTTCCTTGCTCAAGGTTATGTTGATGCTGGCTCTGCGTCGCCATTATCCCCTTTCTTTCAAGATATTGTTCAGAACCTTCTTATGGTTACTCACAGGGAGGATGCTGGAGAATCCAGGCTGCGTACAGCAGCTTATGAGACTCTAAATGAAGTTGTCAGGTGCTCCACTGAGGCGACAGCCCCTATTGTTATGCAGTTAGTACCTGTGATCATGATGGAACTTCATCAGACACTTGAAGCCGAGAAACTGTCAACTGatgagagggagaagaggagcGAACTGCAGGGCCTTCTTTGTGGTTGCTTGCAGGTCATTATCCAAAAGTTGGGAGGAATGGAGTCGACAAAGTACTCTTTCTTGCAGTATGCAGATCAGATGATGGATCTGTTTTTGAGAGTTTTCGCTTGTCGAAATGCCACAGTGCATGAGGAGGCTATGCTTGCTATTGGTGCATTGGCATATGCAACTGGTCCAAACTTTGCAAAGTACATGGCacaattttatcaatatttgGAGATGGGACTTCAGAACTTTGAGGAGTATCAGGTCTGTGCCATTACCGTGGGCGTTGTGGGTGACTTGTGCAGGGCACTGGAAGACAAAATTTTGCCCTTGTGTGATGGCATCATGACCCAGCTCCTGAAGGACCTATCCAGTAACCAGTTGCACAGATCTGTAAAACCACCTATATTTTCATGCTTTGGTGATATTGCACTGGCGATTGGGGAGAACTTTGAGAAGTATTTGATCTATGCCATGCCTATGCTGCAAAGTGCAGCTGATCTGTCAGCACATGCCACTGCAGCTGATGATGAAATGATCGACTACACAAATCAGCTAAGGAATGGAATCTTGGAAGCCTACTCTGGTATTCTTCAAGGATTTAAGAGCTCACCTAAGACACAACTACTGATGCCGTATGCTCCGCATATTCTTCAATTCCTTGACGCTCTGTACAATGGAAAGGATAT GGATGATACTGTGATGAAGACTGCAATAGGTGTCTTGGGAGATCTGGCAGACACATTGGGCGTCCATGCTGGTCCTTTGATCAATCAATCTACCTCAAGCAAGCAGTTTTTAGAGGAATGCTTGGCATCTGATGATCCTTTGGTCAAAGAATCCGCTGATTGGGCTACGATCGCAATCAGCCGTGTAGTTTCGGGTTGA